A region from the Lytechinus variegatus isolate NC3 chromosome 6, Lvar_3.0, whole genome shotgun sequence genome encodes:
- the LOC121417857 gene encoding MAM and LDL-receptor class A domain-containing protein 1-like — translation MYGDDVYALELGALYGNNRYEFLTNHVYDQGNKWHEGAVQISLPEYDLVFDGLLGSGVQRDIAIDEITMTRTSCEDCDFESDFCGWVNAANGRDQLDWQRQSGSTTTPQTGPLNDHTTLSDTGFYIYIDGSFPSRQGDIAKISSTVSLVTRTHTCFSFWYMMHGQDIGELRLLKTEAGLEETVWSLKGEQNNDNTVWKQGKIQYSDAQDKVKMEFWGIVGSSDLSDIALDDIKLIPGECDTYPPEAAVVPTTTPAPPTTPPPSGTQSCDFESDFCDFVQSTDDDLDWRREQGSTSTSGTGPSYDHTRGDALGSYIYTEGFFINRRHRLESRLFPSTMISCVTFWYHMWGSTMGDLNVYGKEGTGLGQPLWTREGSLGDQWFEAQVQYAPKANYRIVFEGLTGSGQESDMALDDIDIQPGFCPMSETCTFENPDICTFKQDLDDEYDWKWFNGPTPTLYTGPSVDVTYGTSSGHYVYASAYERLEGDRARLQSREIIHDADQTEYCVSFYYHMFGAEMGTLNIRLIEGNQEISTPLWTQGTEDLSDHWYIGEVSLSSALTFRVVFEAIRGSGDMSDIAIDDVTISNEVCHGLGK, via the exons ATGTATGGAGATGATGTCTATGCTTTAGAACTAGGG GCCCTCTATGGTAATAACAGGTACGAATTCCTCACAAATCATGTATATGATCAAGGGAACAAATGGCATGAGGGCGCTGTTCAAATCAGTCTACCAGAATATGATCTCGTGTTTGATGGATTACTCGGCAGTGGTGTCCAAAGAGATATAGCGATTGATGAGATAACAATGACAAGAACAAGCTGTG aGGATTGTGATTTTGAGTCTGATTTCTGTGGATGGGTTAATGCTGCTAACGGTAGAGATCAACTTGACTGGCAAAGGCAATCAGGAAGTACTACTACACCACAAACTGGTCCTCTGAATGACCATACAACACTCTCAGATACAG GCTTCTATATCTACATTGATGGTAGTTTTCCCAGTCGGCAAGGAGACATTGCTAAGATCAGTTCAACTGTATCCCTCGTTACCAGAACTCATACCTGCTTCTCGTTTTGGTATATGATGCATGGTCAAGATATTGGTGAACTGAGACTGCTGAA AACTGAGGCTGGTTTAGAAGAGACGGTATGGAGTCTCAAgggagaacaaaataatgataatacagtCTGGAAGCAAGGCAAGATACAATACAGTGATGCTCAAGATAAAGTCAAG ATGGAGTTCTGGGGAATCGTTGGATCAAGTGATTTGAGTGACATTGCTCTGGATGACATCAAGCTCATTCCTGGAGAGTGTGATA cTTATCCTCCAGAAGCAGCTGTTGTACCAACTACAACGCCAGCACCTCCAACTACTCCACCAC CATCTGGGACGCAAAGCTGTGACTTTGAAAGCGATTTCTGTGACTTTGTCCAGTCAACTGATGATGATTTGGACTGGAGAAGAGAACAGGGCTCAACCTCAACATCTGGCACAGGTCCATCATACGATCACACAAGAGGAGATG CTTTAGGATCATACATATACACTGAGGGTTTCTTCATTAACAGGAGACATCGCCTAGAGTCGCGCCTCTTCCCTAGTACCATGATATCATGCGTTACATTTTGGTATCACATGTGGGGATCCACCATGGGTGACCTGAATGTCTACGGCAAGGAAGGAACAGGTCTAGGCCAACCTTTGTGGACTAGAGAAGGATCTTTGGGAGATCAATGGTTTGAAGCACAGGTCCAGTATGCCCCCAAGGCCAACTACAGG ATCGTTTTTGAAGGACTAACTGGGTCAGGACAAGAGAGTGACATGGCTCTGGATGACATTGATATACAACCTGGATTCTGCCCAA TGAGTGAAACCTGCACGTTTGAAAACCCCGACATTTGTACTTTTAAACAAGACTTggatgatgaatatgattggAAGTGGTTCAATGGACCAACACCTACATTGTACACAGGACCTTCTGTAGATGTAACATACGGAACTAGCTCTG GACACTATGTATATGCCAGTGCCTATGAGAGATTAGAAGGAGATCGAGCTAGACTACAGTCAAGAGAGATCATTCATGATGCCGATCAGACAGAGTATTGTGTGTCTTTCTATTATCATATGTTTGGGGCAGAAATGGGAACACTCAACATCCGTTTAATCGAG GGCAACCAGGAAATAAGCACTCCCTTGTGGACTCAGGGTACAGAAGACCTGAGTGATCACTGGTACATTGGAGAGGTCAGCCTGTCTAGTGCCCTCACTTTCAGAGTTGTCTTTGAAGCCATTAGGGGTTCTGGAGACATGAGTGATATAGCTATTGATGATGTTACCATTTCTAATGAAGTCTGCCATGGTCTAGGCAAGTAA